A single window of Macaca mulatta isolate MMU2019108-1 chromosome 9, T2T-MMU8v2.0, whole genome shotgun sequence DNA harbors:
- the ZDHHC16 gene encoding palmitoyltransferase ZDHHC16 isoform X8 translates to MRGQRSLLLGPARLCLRLLLLLGYRRRCPPLLRGLVQRWRYGKVCLRSLLYNSFGGSDTAVDAAFEPVYWLVDNVIRWFGVVFVVLVIVLTGSIVAIAYLCVLPLILRTYSVPRLCWHFFYSHWNLILIVFHYYQAITTPPGYPPQGRNDIATVSICKKCIYPKPARTHHCSICNRWSLIISQPAWLNNCVGHYNHRYFFSFCFFMTLGCVYCSYGSWDLFREAYAAIEKMKQLDKNKLQAVANQTYHQTPPPIFSFRERMTHKSLVYLWFLCSRGETSIERHINKKERRRLQAKGRVFRNPYNYGCLENWKVFLGVDTGRHWLTRVLLPSSHLPHGNGMSWEPPPWVTAHSASVMAV, encoded by the exons ATGCGAGGCCAGCGGAGCCTGCTGCTGGGCCCAGCCCGCCTCTGCCTCCGCCTGCTTCTGCTGCTGGGCTACAGGCGCCGCTGTCCACCTCTGCTCCGGGGTCTAGTACAGCGCTGGCGCTACGGCAAGGTCTGCCTGCGCTCCCTGCTCTACAACTCCTTTGGGGGCAGTGACACTGCTGTTGATGCTGCCTTTGAGCCTGTCTACTGGCTGGTAGACAATGTGATCCGCTGGTTTGGAGTG GTGTTCGTAGTCCTGGTGATCGTGCTGACAGGCTCCATTGTGGCTATCGCCTACCTATGTGTCCTGCCTCTCATCCTCCGAACCTACTCAGTGCCACGACTCTGCTGGCATTTCTTCTATAGCCACTGGAATCTGATCCTGATTGTCTTCCACTACTACCAGGCCATCACCACTCCGCCTGGGTACCCACCCCAG GGCAGGAATGATATCGCCACGGTCTCCATCTGTAAGAAGTGCATTTACCCCAAGCCAGCCCGAACACACCACTGCAGCATCTGCAACAGGTGG TCCTTAATCATTTCCCAACCAGCCTGGCTAAACAATTGTGTGGGCCACTATAACCATCGATACTTCTTCTCATTCTGCTTTTTCATGACTCTGGGCTGTGTCTACTGCAGCTATGGAAGTTGGGACCTTTTCCGGGAGGCTTATGCTGCCATTGAG AAAATGAAACAGCTCGACAAGAACAAACTACAGGCGGTTGCCAACCAG actTATCACCAGACCCCACCACCCATCTTCTCCTTTCGAGAAAGGATGACTCACAAGAGTCTTGTCTACCTCTGGTTCCTGTGCAG TCGAGGTGAGACTAGCATCGAAAGGCACATCAACAAGAAGGAGAGACGTCGGCTACAGGCCAAGGGCAGA GTATTTAGGAATCCTTACAACTACGGCTGCTTGGAAAACTGGAAGGTATTCCTGGGTGTGGACACAGGAAG GCATTGGCTTACTCGGGTGCTCTTACCTTCTAGTCACCTGCCCCATGGGAATGGAATGAGCTGGGAGCCCCCTCCCTGGGTGACTGCTCACTCAGCCTCTGTGATGGCAGTGTGA
- the ZDHHC16 gene encoding palmitoyltransferase ZDHHC16 isoform X2 produces MRGQRSLLLGPARLCLRLLLLLGYRRRCPPLLRGLVQRWRYGKVCLRSLLYNSFGGSDTAVDAAFEPVYWLVDNVIRWFGVVFVVLVIVLTGSIVAIAYLCVLPLILRTYSVPRLCWHFFYSHWNLILIVFHYYQAITTPPGYPPQGRNDIATVSICKKCIYPKPARTHHCSICNRCVLKMDHHCPWLNNCVGHYNHRYFFSFCFFMTLGCVYCSYGSWDLFREAYAAIEKMKQLDKNKLQAVANQTYHQTPPPIFSFRERMTHKSLVYLWFLCSSVALALGALTVWHAVLISRGETSIERHINKKERRRLQAKGRVFRNPYNYGCLENWKVFLGVDTGRHWLTRVLLPSSHLPHGNGMSWEPPPWVTAHSASVMAV; encoded by the exons ATGCGAGGCCAGCGGAGCCTGCTGCTGGGCCCAGCCCGCCTCTGCCTCCGCCTGCTTCTGCTGCTGGGCTACAGGCGCCGCTGTCCACCTCTGCTCCGGGGTCTAGTACAGCGCTGGCGCTACGGCAAGGTCTGCCTGCGCTCCCTGCTCTACAACTCCTTTGGGGGCAGTGACACTGCTGTTGATGCTGCCTTTGAGCCTGTCTACTGGCTGGTAGACAATGTGATCCGCTGGTTTGGAGTG GTGTTCGTAGTCCTGGTGATCGTGCTGACAGGCTCCATTGTGGCTATCGCCTACCTATGTGTCCTGCCTCTCATCCTCCGAACCTACTCAGTGCCACGACTCTGCTGGCATTTCTTCTATAGCCACTGGAATCTGATCCTGATTGTCTTCCACTACTACCAGGCCATCACCACTCCGCCTGGGTACCCACCCCAG GGCAGGAATGATATCGCCACGGTCTCCATCTGTAAGAAGTGCATTTACCCCAAGCCAGCCCGAACACACCACTGCAGCATCTGCAACAG GTGTGTGCTGAAGATGGATCACCACTGCC CCTGGCTAAACAATTGTGTGGGCCACTATAACCATCGATACTTCTTCTCATTCTGCTTTTTCATGACTCTGGGCTGTGTCTACTGCAGCTATGGAAGTTGGGACCTTTTCCGGGAGGCTTATGCTGCCATTGAG AAAATGAAACAGCTCGACAAGAACAAACTACAGGCGGTTGCCAACCAG actTATCACCAGACCCCACCACCCATCTTCTCCTTTCGAGAAAGGATGACTCACAAGAGTCTTGTCTACCTCTGGTTCCTGTGCAG TTCTGTGGCACTTGCCCTGGGTGCCCTAACTGTATGGCATGCTGTTCTCATCAGTCGAGGTGAGACTAGCATCGAAAGGCACATCAACAAGAAGGAGAGACGTCGGCTACAGGCCAAGGGCAGA GTATTTAGGAATCCTTACAACTACGGCTGCTTGGAAAACTGGAAGGTATTCCTGGGTGTGGACACAGGAAG GCATTGGCTTACTCGGGTGCTCTTACCTTCTAGTCACCTGCCCCATGGGAATGGAATGAGCTGGGAGCCCCCTCCCTGGGTGACTGCTCACTCAGCCTCTGTGATGGCAGTGTGA
- the ZDHHC16 gene encoding palmitoyltransferase ZDHHC16 isoform X7: MRGQRSLLLGPARLCLRLLLLLGYRRRCPPLLRGLVQRWRYGKVCLRSLLYNSFGGSDTAVDAAFEPVYWLVDNVIRWFGVVFVVLVIVLTGSIVAIAYLCVLPLILRTYSVPRLCWHFFYSHWNLILIVFHYYQAITTPPGYPPQGRNDIATVSICKKCIYPKPARTHHCSICNRCVLKMDHHCPWLNNCVGHYNHRYFFSFCFFMTLGCVYCSYGSWDLFREAYAAIEKMKQLDKNKLQAVANQTYHQTPPPIFSFRERMTHKSLVYLWFLCSRGETSIERHINKKERRRLQAKGRVFRNPYNYGCLENWKVFLGVDTGRHWLTRVLLPSSHLPHGNGMSWEPPPWVTAHSASVMAV; this comes from the exons ATGCGAGGCCAGCGGAGCCTGCTGCTGGGCCCAGCCCGCCTCTGCCTCCGCCTGCTTCTGCTGCTGGGCTACAGGCGCCGCTGTCCACCTCTGCTCCGGGGTCTAGTACAGCGCTGGCGCTACGGCAAGGTCTGCCTGCGCTCCCTGCTCTACAACTCCTTTGGGGGCAGTGACACTGCTGTTGATGCTGCCTTTGAGCCTGTCTACTGGCTGGTAGACAATGTGATCCGCTGGTTTGGAGTG GTGTTCGTAGTCCTGGTGATCGTGCTGACAGGCTCCATTGTGGCTATCGCCTACCTATGTGTCCTGCCTCTCATCCTCCGAACCTACTCAGTGCCACGACTCTGCTGGCATTTCTTCTATAGCCACTGGAATCTGATCCTGATTGTCTTCCACTACTACCAGGCCATCACCACTCCGCCTGGGTACCCACCCCAG GGCAGGAATGATATCGCCACGGTCTCCATCTGTAAGAAGTGCATTTACCCCAAGCCAGCCCGAACACACCACTGCAGCATCTGCAACAG GTGTGTGCTGAAGATGGATCACCACTGCC CCTGGCTAAACAATTGTGTGGGCCACTATAACCATCGATACTTCTTCTCATTCTGCTTTTTCATGACTCTGGGCTGTGTCTACTGCAGCTATGGAAGTTGGGACCTTTTCCGGGAGGCTTATGCTGCCATTGAG AAAATGAAACAGCTCGACAAGAACAAACTACAGGCGGTTGCCAACCAG actTATCACCAGACCCCACCACCCATCTTCTCCTTTCGAGAAAGGATGACTCACAAGAGTCTTGTCTACCTCTGGTTCCTGTGCAG TCGAGGTGAGACTAGCATCGAAAGGCACATCAACAAGAAGGAGAGACGTCGGCTACAGGCCAAGGGCAGA GTATTTAGGAATCCTTACAACTACGGCTGCTTGGAAAACTGGAAGGTATTCCTGGGTGTGGACACAGGAAG GCATTGGCTTACTCGGGTGCTCTTACCTTCTAGTCACCTGCCCCATGGGAATGGAATGAGCTGGGAGCCCCCTCCCTGGGTGACTGCTCACTCAGCCTCTGTGATGGCAGTGTGA
- the ZDHHC16 gene encoding palmitoyltransferase ZDHHC16 isoform X14 produces the protein MRGQRSLLLGPARLCLRLLLLLGYRRRCPPLLRGLVQRWRYGKVCLRSLLYNSFGGSDTAVDAAFEPVYWLVDNVIRWFGVVFVVLVIVLTGSIVAIAYLCVLPLILRTYSVPRLCWHFFYSHWNLILIVFHYYQAITTPPGYPPQGRNDIATVSICKKCIYPKPARTHHCSICNRCVLKMDHHCPWLNNCVGHYNHRYFFSFCFFMTLGCVYCSYGSWDLFREAYAAIEKMKQLDKNKLQAVANQTYHQTPPPIFSFRERMTHKSLVYLWFLCRYLGILTTTAAWKTGRYSWVWTQEGIGLLGCSYLLVTCPMGME, from the exons ATGCGAGGCCAGCGGAGCCTGCTGCTGGGCCCAGCCCGCCTCTGCCTCCGCCTGCTTCTGCTGCTGGGCTACAGGCGCCGCTGTCCACCTCTGCTCCGGGGTCTAGTACAGCGCTGGCGCTACGGCAAGGTCTGCCTGCGCTCCCTGCTCTACAACTCCTTTGGGGGCAGTGACACTGCTGTTGATGCTGCCTTTGAGCCTGTCTACTGGCTGGTAGACAATGTGATCCGCTGGTTTGGAGTG GTGTTCGTAGTCCTGGTGATCGTGCTGACAGGCTCCATTGTGGCTATCGCCTACCTATGTGTCCTGCCTCTCATCCTCCGAACCTACTCAGTGCCACGACTCTGCTGGCATTTCTTCTATAGCCACTGGAATCTGATCCTGATTGTCTTCCACTACTACCAGGCCATCACCACTCCGCCTGGGTACCCACCCCAG GGCAGGAATGATATCGCCACGGTCTCCATCTGTAAGAAGTGCATTTACCCCAAGCCAGCCCGAACACACCACTGCAGCATCTGCAACAG GTGTGTGCTGAAGATGGATCACCACTGCC CCTGGCTAAACAATTGTGTGGGCCACTATAACCATCGATACTTCTTCTCATTCTGCTTTTTCATGACTCTGGGCTGTGTCTACTGCAGCTATGGAAGTTGGGACCTTTTCCGGGAGGCTTATGCTGCCATTGAG AAAATGAAACAGCTCGACAAGAACAAACTACAGGCGGTTGCCAACCAG actTATCACCAGACCCCACCACCCATCTTCTCCTTTCGAGAAAGGATGACTCACAAGAGTCTTGTCTACCTCTGGTTCCTGTGCAG GTATTTAGGAATCCTTACAACTACGGCTGCTTGGAAAACTGGAAGGTATTCCTGGGTGTGGACACAGGAAG GCATTGGCTTACTCGGGTGCTCTTACCTTCTAGTCACCTGCCCCATGGGAATGGAATGA
- the ZDHHC16 gene encoding palmitoyltransferase ZDHHC16 isoform X18 yields MRGQRSLLLGPARLCLRLLLLLGYRRRCPPLLRGLVQRWRYGKVCLRSLLYNSFGGSDTAVDAAFEPVYWLVDNVIRWFGVGRNDIATVSICKKCIYPKPARTHHCSICNRWSLIISQPAWLNNCVGHYNHRYFFSFCFFMTLGCVYCSYGSWDLFREAYAAIEKMKQLDKNKLQAVANQTYHQTPPPIFSFRERMTHKSLVYLWFLCSSVALALGALTVWHAVLISRGETSIERHINKKERRRLQAKGRVFRNPYNYGCLENWKVFLGVDTGRHWLTRVLLPSSHLPHGNGMSWEPPPWVTAHSASVMAV; encoded by the exons ATGCGAGGCCAGCGGAGCCTGCTGCTGGGCCCAGCCCGCCTCTGCCTCCGCCTGCTTCTGCTGCTGGGCTACAGGCGCCGCTGTCCACCTCTGCTCCGGGGTCTAGTACAGCGCTGGCGCTACGGCAAGGTCTGCCTGCGCTCCCTGCTCTACAACTCCTTTGGGGGCAGTGACACTGCTGTTGATGCTGCCTTTGAGCCTGTCTACTGGCTGGTAGACAATGTGATCCGCTGGTTTGGAGTG GGCAGGAATGATATCGCCACGGTCTCCATCTGTAAGAAGTGCATTTACCCCAAGCCAGCCCGAACACACCACTGCAGCATCTGCAACAGGTGG TCCTTAATCATTTCCCAACCAGCCTGGCTAAACAATTGTGTGGGCCACTATAACCATCGATACTTCTTCTCATTCTGCTTTTTCATGACTCTGGGCTGTGTCTACTGCAGCTATGGAAGTTGGGACCTTTTCCGGGAGGCTTATGCTGCCATTGAG AAAATGAAACAGCTCGACAAGAACAAACTACAGGCGGTTGCCAACCAG actTATCACCAGACCCCACCACCCATCTTCTCCTTTCGAGAAAGGATGACTCACAAGAGTCTTGTCTACCTCTGGTTCCTGTGCAG TTCTGTGGCACTTGCCCTGGGTGCCCTAACTGTATGGCATGCTGTTCTCATCAGTCGAGGTGAGACTAGCATCGAAAGGCACATCAACAAGAAGGAGAGACGTCGGCTACAGGCCAAGGGCAGA GTATTTAGGAATCCTTACAACTACGGCTGCTTGGAAAACTGGAAGGTATTCCTGGGTGTGGACACAGGAAG GCATTGGCTTACTCGGGTGCTCTTACCTTCTAGTCACCTGCCCCATGGGAATGGAATGAGCTGGGAGCCCCCTCCCTGGGTGACTGCTCACTCAGCCTCTGTGATGGCAGTGTGA
- the ZDHHC16 gene encoding palmitoyltransferase ZDHHC16 isoform X13: MRGQRSLLLGPARLCLRLLLLLGYRRRCPPLLRGLVQRWRYGKVCLRSLLYNSFGGSDTAVDAAFEPVYWLVDNVIRWFGVVFVVLVIVLTGSIVAIAYLCVLPLILRTYSVPRLCWHFFYSHWNLILIVFHYYQAITTPPGYPPQGRNDIATVSICKKCIYPKPARTHHCSICNRWVLALLSGNPSSWLNNCVGHYNHRYFFSFCFFMTLGCVYCSYGSWDLFREAYAAIEKMKQLDKNKLQAVANQTYHQTPPPIFSFRERMTHKSLVYLWFLCRYLGILTTTAAWKTGRYSWVWTQEGIGLLGCSYLLVTCPMGME; the protein is encoded by the exons ATGCGAGGCCAGCGGAGCCTGCTGCTGGGCCCAGCCCGCCTCTGCCTCCGCCTGCTTCTGCTGCTGGGCTACAGGCGCCGCTGTCCACCTCTGCTCCGGGGTCTAGTACAGCGCTGGCGCTACGGCAAGGTCTGCCTGCGCTCCCTGCTCTACAACTCCTTTGGGGGCAGTGACACTGCTGTTGATGCTGCCTTTGAGCCTGTCTACTGGCTGGTAGACAATGTGATCCGCTGGTTTGGAGTG GTGTTCGTAGTCCTGGTGATCGTGCTGACAGGCTCCATTGTGGCTATCGCCTACCTATGTGTCCTGCCTCTCATCCTCCGAACCTACTCAGTGCCACGACTCTGCTGGCATTTCTTCTATAGCCACTGGAATCTGATCCTGATTGTCTTCCACTACTACCAGGCCATCACCACTCCGCCTGGGTACCCACCCCAG GGCAGGAATGATATCGCCACGGTCTCCATCTGTAAGAAGTGCATTTACCCCAAGCCAGCCCGAACACACCACTGCAGCATCTGCAACAGGTGGGTCTTGGCTTTGCTCTCTGGGAATCCCAGCT CCTGGCTAAACAATTGTGTGGGCCACTATAACCATCGATACTTCTTCTCATTCTGCTTTTTCATGACTCTGGGCTGTGTCTACTGCAGCTATGGAAGTTGGGACCTTTTCCGGGAGGCTTATGCTGCCATTGAG AAAATGAAACAGCTCGACAAGAACAAACTACAGGCGGTTGCCAACCAG actTATCACCAGACCCCACCACCCATCTTCTCCTTTCGAGAAAGGATGACTCACAAGAGTCTTGTCTACCTCTGGTTCCTGTGCAG GTATTTAGGAATCCTTACAACTACGGCTGCTTGGAAAACTGGAAGGTATTCCTGGGTGTGGACACAGGAAG GCATTGGCTTACTCGGGTGCTCTTACCTTCTAGTCACCTGCCCCATGGGAATGGAATGA
- the ZDHHC16 gene encoding palmitoyltransferase ZDHHC16 isoform X6 has product MRGQRSLLLGPARLCLRLLLLLGYRRRCPPLLRGLVQRWRYGKVCLRSLLYNSFGGSDTAVDAAFEPVYWLVDNVIRWFGVVFVVLVIVLTGSIVAIAYLCVLPLILRTYSVPRLCWHFFYSHWNLILIVFHYYQAITTPPGYPPQGRNDIATVSICKKCIYPKPARTHHCSICNRWSLIISQPAWLNNCVGHYNHRYFFSFCFFMTLGCVYCSYGSWDLFREAYAAIETYHQTPPPIFSFRERMTHKSLVYLWFLCSSVALALGALTVWHAVLISRGETSIERHINKKERRRLQAKGRVFRNPYNYGCLENWKVFLGVDTGRHWLTRVLLPSSHLPHGNGMSWEPPPWVTAHSASVMAV; this is encoded by the exons ATGCGAGGCCAGCGGAGCCTGCTGCTGGGCCCAGCCCGCCTCTGCCTCCGCCTGCTTCTGCTGCTGGGCTACAGGCGCCGCTGTCCACCTCTGCTCCGGGGTCTAGTACAGCGCTGGCGCTACGGCAAGGTCTGCCTGCGCTCCCTGCTCTACAACTCCTTTGGGGGCAGTGACACTGCTGTTGATGCTGCCTTTGAGCCTGTCTACTGGCTGGTAGACAATGTGATCCGCTGGTTTGGAGTG GTGTTCGTAGTCCTGGTGATCGTGCTGACAGGCTCCATTGTGGCTATCGCCTACCTATGTGTCCTGCCTCTCATCCTCCGAACCTACTCAGTGCCACGACTCTGCTGGCATTTCTTCTATAGCCACTGGAATCTGATCCTGATTGTCTTCCACTACTACCAGGCCATCACCACTCCGCCTGGGTACCCACCCCAG GGCAGGAATGATATCGCCACGGTCTCCATCTGTAAGAAGTGCATTTACCCCAAGCCAGCCCGAACACACCACTGCAGCATCTGCAACAGGTGG TCCTTAATCATTTCCCAACCAGCCTGGCTAAACAATTGTGTGGGCCACTATAACCATCGATACTTCTTCTCATTCTGCTTTTTCATGACTCTGGGCTGTGTCTACTGCAGCTATGGAAGTTGGGACCTTTTCCGGGAGGCTTATGCTGCCATTGAG actTATCACCAGACCCCACCACCCATCTTCTCCTTTCGAGAAAGGATGACTCACAAGAGTCTTGTCTACCTCTGGTTCCTGTGCAG TTCTGTGGCACTTGCCCTGGGTGCCCTAACTGTATGGCATGCTGTTCTCATCAGTCGAGGTGAGACTAGCATCGAAAGGCACATCAACAAGAAGGAGAGACGTCGGCTACAGGCCAAGGGCAGA GTATTTAGGAATCCTTACAACTACGGCTGCTTGGAAAACTGGAAGGTATTCCTGGGTGTGGACACAGGAAG GCATTGGCTTACTCGGGTGCTCTTACCTTCTAGTCACCTGCCCCATGGGAATGGAATGAGCTGGGAGCCCCCTCCCTGGGTGACTGCTCACTCAGCCTCTGTGATGGCAGTGTGA
- the ZDHHC16 gene encoding palmitoyltransferase ZDHHC16 isoform X11: protein MRGQRSLLLGPARLCLRLLLLLGYRRRCPPLLRGLVQRWRYGKVCLRSLLYNSFGGSDTAVDAAFEPVYWLVDNVIRWFGVVFVVLVIVLTGSIVAIAYLCVLPLILRTYSVPRLCWHFFYSHWNLILIVFHYYQAITTPPGYPPQGRNDIATVSICKKCIYPKPARTHHCSICNRWSLIISQPAWLNNCVGHYNHRYFFSFCFFMTLGCVYCSYGSWDLFREAYAAIETYHQTPPPIFSFRERMTHKSLVYLWFLCSRGETSIERHINKKERRRLQAKGRVFRNPYNYGCLENWKVFLGVDTGRHWLTRVLLPSSHLPHGNGMSWEPPPWVTAHSASVMAV from the exons ATGCGAGGCCAGCGGAGCCTGCTGCTGGGCCCAGCCCGCCTCTGCCTCCGCCTGCTTCTGCTGCTGGGCTACAGGCGCCGCTGTCCACCTCTGCTCCGGGGTCTAGTACAGCGCTGGCGCTACGGCAAGGTCTGCCTGCGCTCCCTGCTCTACAACTCCTTTGGGGGCAGTGACACTGCTGTTGATGCTGCCTTTGAGCCTGTCTACTGGCTGGTAGACAATGTGATCCGCTGGTTTGGAGTG GTGTTCGTAGTCCTGGTGATCGTGCTGACAGGCTCCATTGTGGCTATCGCCTACCTATGTGTCCTGCCTCTCATCCTCCGAACCTACTCAGTGCCACGACTCTGCTGGCATTTCTTCTATAGCCACTGGAATCTGATCCTGATTGTCTTCCACTACTACCAGGCCATCACCACTCCGCCTGGGTACCCACCCCAG GGCAGGAATGATATCGCCACGGTCTCCATCTGTAAGAAGTGCATTTACCCCAAGCCAGCCCGAACACACCACTGCAGCATCTGCAACAGGTGG TCCTTAATCATTTCCCAACCAGCCTGGCTAAACAATTGTGTGGGCCACTATAACCATCGATACTTCTTCTCATTCTGCTTTTTCATGACTCTGGGCTGTGTCTACTGCAGCTATGGAAGTTGGGACCTTTTCCGGGAGGCTTATGCTGCCATTGAG actTATCACCAGACCCCACCACCCATCTTCTCCTTTCGAGAAAGGATGACTCACAAGAGTCTTGTCTACCTCTGGTTCCTGTGCAG TCGAGGTGAGACTAGCATCGAAAGGCACATCAACAAGAAGGAGAGACGTCGGCTACAGGCCAAGGGCAGA GTATTTAGGAATCCTTACAACTACGGCTGCTTGGAAAACTGGAAGGTATTCCTGGGTGTGGACACAGGAAG GCATTGGCTTACTCGGGTGCTCTTACCTTCTAGTCACCTGCCCCATGGGAATGGAATGAGCTGGGAGCCCCCTCCCTGGGTGACTGCTCACTCAGCCTCTGTGATGGCAGTGTGA
- the ZDHHC16 gene encoding palmitoyltransferase ZDHHC16 isoform X22 produces the protein MRGQRSLLLGPARLCLRLLLLLGYRRRCPPLLRGLVQRWRYGKVCLRSLLYNSFGGSDTAVDAAFEPVYWLVDNVIRWFGVVFVVLVIVLTGSIVAIAYLCVLPLILRTYSVPRLCWHFFYSHWNLILIVFHYYQAITTPPGYPPQGRNDIATVSICKKCIYPKPARTHHCSICNRWSLIISQPAWLNNCVGHYNHRYFFSFCFFMTLGCVYCSYGSWDLFREAYAAIETYHQTPPPIFSFRERMTHKSLVYLWFLCRYLGILTTTAAWKTGRYSWVWTQEGIGLLGCSYLLVTCPMGME, from the exons ATGCGAGGCCAGCGGAGCCTGCTGCTGGGCCCAGCCCGCCTCTGCCTCCGCCTGCTTCTGCTGCTGGGCTACAGGCGCCGCTGTCCACCTCTGCTCCGGGGTCTAGTACAGCGCTGGCGCTACGGCAAGGTCTGCCTGCGCTCCCTGCTCTACAACTCCTTTGGGGGCAGTGACACTGCTGTTGATGCTGCCTTTGAGCCTGTCTACTGGCTGGTAGACAATGTGATCCGCTGGTTTGGAGTG GTGTTCGTAGTCCTGGTGATCGTGCTGACAGGCTCCATTGTGGCTATCGCCTACCTATGTGTCCTGCCTCTCATCCTCCGAACCTACTCAGTGCCACGACTCTGCTGGCATTTCTTCTATAGCCACTGGAATCTGATCCTGATTGTCTTCCACTACTACCAGGCCATCACCACTCCGCCTGGGTACCCACCCCAG GGCAGGAATGATATCGCCACGGTCTCCATCTGTAAGAAGTGCATTTACCCCAAGCCAGCCCGAACACACCACTGCAGCATCTGCAACAGGTGG TCCTTAATCATTTCCCAACCAGCCTGGCTAAACAATTGTGTGGGCCACTATAACCATCGATACTTCTTCTCATTCTGCTTTTTCATGACTCTGGGCTGTGTCTACTGCAGCTATGGAAGTTGGGACCTTTTCCGGGAGGCTTATGCTGCCATTGAG actTATCACCAGACCCCACCACCCATCTTCTCCTTTCGAGAAAGGATGACTCACAAGAGTCTTGTCTACCTCTGGTTCCTGTGCAG GTATTTAGGAATCCTTACAACTACGGCTGCTTGGAAAACTGGAAGGTATTCCTGGGTGTGGACACAGGAAG GCATTGGCTTACTCGGGTGCTCTTACCTTCTAGTCACCTGCCCCATGGGAATGGAATGA
- the ZDHHC16 gene encoding palmitoyltransferase ZDHHC16 isoform X16, with translation MRGQRSLLLGPARLCLRLLLLLGYRRRCPPLLRGLVQRWRYGKVCLRSLLYNSFGGSDTAVDAAFEPVYWLVDNVIRWFGVGRNDIATVSICKKCIYPKPARTHHCSICNRWVLALLSGNPSSWLNNCVGHYNHRYFFSFCFFMTLGCVYCSYGSWDLFREAYAAIEKMKQLDKNKLQAVANQTYHQTPPPIFSFRERMTHKSLVYLWFLCSSVALALGALTVWHAVLISRGETSIERHINKKERRRLQAKGRVFRNPYNYGCLENWKVFLGVDTGRHWLTRVLLPSSHLPHGNGMSWEPPPWVTAHSASVMAV, from the exons ATGCGAGGCCAGCGGAGCCTGCTGCTGGGCCCAGCCCGCCTCTGCCTCCGCCTGCTTCTGCTGCTGGGCTACAGGCGCCGCTGTCCACCTCTGCTCCGGGGTCTAGTACAGCGCTGGCGCTACGGCAAGGTCTGCCTGCGCTCCCTGCTCTACAACTCCTTTGGGGGCAGTGACACTGCTGTTGATGCTGCCTTTGAGCCTGTCTACTGGCTGGTAGACAATGTGATCCGCTGGTTTGGAGTG GGCAGGAATGATATCGCCACGGTCTCCATCTGTAAGAAGTGCATTTACCCCAAGCCAGCCCGAACACACCACTGCAGCATCTGCAACAGGTGGGTCTTGGCTTTGCTCTCTGGGAATCCCAGCT CCTGGCTAAACAATTGTGTGGGCCACTATAACCATCGATACTTCTTCTCATTCTGCTTTTTCATGACTCTGGGCTGTGTCTACTGCAGCTATGGAAGTTGGGACCTTTTCCGGGAGGCTTATGCTGCCATTGAG AAAATGAAACAGCTCGACAAGAACAAACTACAGGCGGTTGCCAACCAG actTATCACCAGACCCCACCACCCATCTTCTCCTTTCGAGAAAGGATGACTCACAAGAGTCTTGTCTACCTCTGGTTCCTGTGCAG TTCTGTGGCACTTGCCCTGGGTGCCCTAACTGTATGGCATGCTGTTCTCATCAGTCGAGGTGAGACTAGCATCGAAAGGCACATCAACAAGAAGGAGAGACGTCGGCTACAGGCCAAGGGCAGA GTATTTAGGAATCCTTACAACTACGGCTGCTTGGAAAACTGGAAGGTATTCCTGGGTGTGGACACAGGAAG GCATTGGCTTACTCGGGTGCTCTTACCTTCTAGTCACCTGCCCCATGGGAATGGAATGAGCTGGGAGCCCCCTCCCTGGGTGACTGCTCACTCAGCCTCTGTGATGGCAGTGTGA